The genomic window TCGGCGTCGATGACGCCGAACTCGGTGGCCTCGCGCCGCGGCACCCGCAGGCCGGCGATCGTCACGCCCGCCCCGGTCTGCACGTGCTGGTCGATCATCTGACCCGGGTCCATGCGGTAGACGTGGTCGGCGCCGAAGACGACGACGATGTCGGGCCGCGCGTCGTAGATCAGGTTGAGGCTCTGCAGGATCGCGTCGGCGCTGCCGGTGTACCAGCGCGGGCCGAGCCGCTGCTGGGCCGGCACCGGGGTGATGAAGTTGCCCAGCAGGTTCGACATCCGCCACGTCGTCGTGATGTGCCGGTCGAGGCTGTGGCTCTTGTACTGGGTGAGGACGGCGATCTGCCGGATCTCCGCGTTGACCAGGTTGGACAGCACGAAGTCGATGAGCCGGTAGTTGCCGCCGAAGGGCACCGCCGGTTTGGCGCGGTCCTGGGTCAGGGGCGCCAGGCGCTTGCCCTCACCACCGGCCAGGACGATGCCGAGCACTCGAGGACCGCCACGCATGCCAGGAACGTAGTCGTTGGCCGGCGTCGGCGTCGCCCCACCTCCGTACGTCCTGCCCCCTAGGGTGACCGGCGTGCGCATCGGCATCGTCACCCGGGAGTGGCCACCGGACGTCTACGGGGGCGCCGGGGTGCACGTCGAGCACCTCGTCGCGGCCCTCCGCTCGCTGCCCGCGGGGCCGGAGCTGGAGGTGCACGCCTTCGGTGGTCCGCGCACCGACGCCCGCGGCTGGGCCGTCCCGCCCGGCCTCGCCGGCGCCAACGGCGCGCTGCAGGCGCTCGGCACCGACGTCGAGATCGCGGCGGCGCTGGGCGGGGTCGACCTCGTGCACAGCCACACCTGGTACGCCAACGGCGCCGGCCTGCTCGCCGCGCTCGTGCACGGCGCGCCGCACGTGGTCACCGCGCACTCGCTGGAGCCGCGCCGGCCGTGGAAGGCCGACCAGCTCGGCGGCGGCTACCGGCTCTCGTCCTGGGTGGAGCGCACCGCCTACCTCGCCGCCGACGCGGTGATCGCGGTCAGCCACGGCATGCGCGCCGACGTCCTCGACGCCTATCCCGACCTCGACCCGGCCCGCGTGCACGTCGTCGGCAACGGGGTGGACGCCGAGGCCTACCGGCCCACGCCGGCACCCGACGTCGTCCGCGCGCTCGGGGTGGACCCCGACCGGCCGTACGCGCTGTTCGTCGGCCGGATCACGCGGCAGAAGGGCGTCGTCCACCTGCTCCGGGCGGCCGAGCAGCTGCCGCCCGACGCCGGGCTGGTGCTGTGCGCCGGCGCCGCCGACACCCCGGCCGAGCGCCAGCAGGTCGCCGACGCGGTGGCCGAGCTGCAGGCCCGCCGGCCGGGCGTCGTCTGGATCGAGGCGATGCTGCCGCGCGAGCAGCTCGTGCCGCTGATCACCGGCGCGACGGTGTTCGTGGTCCCCTCCGTCTACGAGCCGCTGGGCATCGTCAACCTCGAGGCCGCCGCCTGCGGCACCGCGGTGGTCGCGAGCGCCGTCGGCGGGATCCCCGAGGTCGTCGCCGACGGGGAGACCGGGCTGCTGGTCCCCTACGACCCCGACGACGTCGCCGCGTTCGAGGCCGGCCTGGCCGCGCGGGTGACCGAGTTGCTGCACGACCCGCCGCGGGCGGCGCGGATGGGCGCCGCCGGCCGCGAGCGGGTGCTGTCGGAGTTCGGCTGGCCGGCGATCGCCCAGCAGACCGTCCAGGTGTACTCGGCCGTGCTGGAGGGCCGCGGCTGAACCCGCCGGGCGCCGGATGGGAAGCTGTCCCGTCGTGACGCCCTCGCCCCTGC from Geodermatophilus normandii includes these protein-coding regions:
- the glgA gene encoding glycogen synthase, whose product is MRIGIVTREWPPDVYGGAGVHVEHLVAALRSLPAGPELEVHAFGGPRTDARGWAVPPGLAGANGALQALGTDVEIAAALGGVDLVHSHTWYANGAGLLAALVHGAPHVVTAHSLEPRRPWKADQLGGGYRLSSWVERTAYLAADAVIAVSHGMRADVLDAYPDLDPARVHVVGNGVDAEAYRPTPAPDVVRALGVDPDRPYALFVGRITRQKGVVHLLRAAEQLPPDAGLVLCAGAADTPAERQQVADAVAELQARRPGVVWIEAMLPREQLVPLITGATVFVVPSVYEPLGIVNLEAAACGTAVVASAVGGIPEVVADGETGLLVPYDPDDVAAFEAGLAARVTELLHDPPRAARMGAAGRERVLSEFGWPAIAQQTVQVYSAVLEGRG